In Spodoptera frugiperda isolate SF20-4 chromosome 4, AGI-APGP_CSIRO_Sfru_2.0, whole genome shotgun sequence, a single window of DNA contains:
- the LOC118272679 gene encoding aprataxin: MSKRSGAVMAANLNSKKPKLWSLGLLETMKDPESIVKKSKQVVVIKDKYPKAKIHYLVLPEADINSIYALNKSHVELLEEFGEIFEEIEKEEKLPLKAGFHAVPSMQRLHMHIISTDMVSPCLKTKLHWNSFTTEFFRPYADVLEELKEKGCITKMAPELVQSCKSRELQCNQCSYKPKTMPQLKEHLLTHLKKEEN; the protein is encoded by the exons ATGAGCAAAAGAAGTGGTGCTGTTATGGCTGCAAATCTTAATTCAAAGAAACCAAAGCTCTGGTCGCTGGGTTTACTAGAAACTATGAAAGATCCCGAAAGTATTgtgaaaaaatcaaaacaagTTGTTGTTATCAAAGATAAATATCCCAAAGCCAAAATTCACTACTTAGTGCTGCCTGAAGCTGATATTAATAGTATTTATGCGTTAAATAAGAGTCATGTAGAACTTTTGGAAGAATTTGGAGAAATATTTGAAGAGATCGAGAAAGAAGAAAAACTGCCTTTAAAAGCCGGTTTCCACGCTGTTCCCAGCATGCAAAGGCTACATATGCATATCATAAGCACAGATATGGTGTCAccttgtttaaaaacaaagttgcATTGGAATAGCTTTACTACTGAATTTTTTAGACCTTATGCAG ATGTTTTAGAAGAATTAAAAGAGAAAGGTTGTATTACAAAAATGGCACCAGAACTAGTACAAAGTTGTAAATCAAGGGAACTTCAGTGCAATCAATGTTCTTACAAACCAAAAACTATGCCACAACTGAAAGAACATTTACTAACACATCTAAAAAAGGAAGAGAATTGA
- the LOC118272678 gene encoding lariat debranching enzyme gives MKIAVEGCAHGELEKIYECIETIQRREDIKIDLLICCGDFQAVRNHEDLRAMAVPQKYQHMCSFHKYYSGEKRAPILTIFIGGNHEASNYLQELPYGGWVAPNIYYLGRAGVVKFGDLRIGGMSGIYKGQDYGQGHWECLPYNQSSLRTVYHVRSLEVFRLNQLKEKVNVMLSHDWPRGITDYGNTEKLLHFKTFLREDIESGQLGSVPAMKLLQSLKPEYWFAAHLHCQYAAIVKHEDSETKFLALDKCLPKRRHLQILDIPSEYDGDMCLKYDAEWLAILRSTNHLLGVKNVNQHMPGPGGNERYDFTPTEAEKEKVRSLLGSLLITEDSFVRTAAPFNPNAPKITPQEPLLNPQTVELCEKLGIDDPVQVVMARSGRKMRQPCVEAKEMRQPRVEATEMRRPSDEATEMRGPSVEANEQKIESQNFESAPKPVLQTPIKSSKMSLCLPPPVTPCGNENSSPTSTPETSTPANNCDSLIYECRTPMSEGKKKLFKRRNMSIYNVSEDGSSSAETSVLDEDSPSSKYTRVGSLSLD, from the exons atgaaaatcgcTGTAGAAGGTTGCGCCCATGGCGAGCTTGAAAAAATATACGAGTGTATTGAAACAATACAGAGGAGGGAAGATATAAAGATCGATCTATTAATATGCTGCGGTGACTTCCAAGCTGTTCGCAACCACGAGGACCTGCGGGCTATGGCTGTGCCACAGAAATATCAGCATATGTGTTCATTTCACAA ATATTACAGTGGTGAGAAAAGAGCTCCTATATTGACAATATTCATTGGAGGCAACCATGAAGCTTCAAACTACTTGCAAGAGCTTCCCTATGGAGGCTGGGTGGCtcctaatatttattatttgggCAGAGCTGGTGTTGTCAAGTTTGGAGACCTGAGAATTGGAG GAATGTCAGGAATTTACAAAGGTCAGGATTATGGACAAGGACACTGGGAATGCCTGCCCTACAATCAAAGTTCACTGAGAACTGTGTACCATGTCAGATCCTTGGAAGTCTTCAGGTTAAACCAGCTTAAAGAGAAAGTCAATGTTATGCTCTCCCATGACTGGCCAAGAGGGATCACTGATTATGGCAATACAGAAAAGTTATTGCacttcaaaacatttttaag GGAAGACATAGAGTCTGGTCAACTAGGCAGTGTTCCAGCCATGAAGTTACTCCAATCTCTCAAACCAGAATATTGGTTTGCAGCACATTTGCATTGCCAGTATGCAGCAATTGTCAAACATGAAGATTCTGAGACTAAGTTCTTAGCTTTGGACAAATGTTTACCGAAACGAAGACATCTACAGATTCTAGATATACCTTCCGAGTATGATGGGGACATGTGCTTGAAATATGATGCTGAATGGCTAGCTATTTTGAGGAGTACAAACCATTTGCTAGGTGTGAAAAATGTAAATCAGCATATGCCTGGTCCAGGTGGAAATGAAAGGTATGACTTTACTCCTACAGAAGCAGAGAAAGAAAAAGTGAGAAGTTTACTTGGAAGTCTTTTAATAACAGAAGATAGTTTTGTCAGGACTGCCGCTCCTTTCAATCCAAATGCACCAAAAATTACTCCTCAAGAGCCATTGCTAAATCCTCAAACAGTTGAGCTATGTGAGAAACTTGGAATTGATGACCCAGTACAAGTTGTAATGGCGAGGTCTGGTCGGAAAATGCGACAACCATGTGTTGAAGCTAAAGAAATGAGACAACCAAGAGTTGAAGCTACAGAAATGAGACGACCAAGTGATGAAGCTACAGAAATGAGAGGACCAAGTGTTGAAGCTAATGAACAGAAGATTGAAAGTCAAAATTTTGAGTCTGCACCAAAACCAGTTTTGCAAACTCCCATCAAGTCATCAAAGATGTCGCTCTGTCTTCCACCACCAGTCACACCGTGTGGAAATGAAAACTCTTCACCCACATCTACACCAGAAACTTCAACACCAGCAAACAATTGTGACAGTTTGATTTATGAATGTAGAACACCAATGTCGGAAGGGAAGAAGAAATTATTCAAGAGAAGAAACATGTCCATTTATAATGTTTCAGAAGATGGAAGTAGTAGTGCTGAGACTTCTGTATTAGATGAAGATAGTCCTAGTTCTAAATACACTCGTGTTGGGAGTTTATCTCTTGACTAA
- the LOC118272408 gene encoding uncharacterized protein LOC118272408 isoform X2 has product MTSAGDCALVLLLLFRAAFAQDYDVTDIQCTFASGGTGLRDSVAALLRKPEGFRGAPLFADDRATDPVADPVCQIRPEPEDPTGLLYRLRITDFTRCGVLKRNGFVHVRVWFPQFPGVVMQSDQELIIMCKPPEPTIIENKAAGFAGSFPHGARVSGVVEETPGRLEYEVALYKEAPPVTRHNNHSVDLPVDQAVPIGTKLQLRARINPDSAWRHIKLLEVAVSPDPDRPHAPGAVLLVKDGCRNRDFASIIPHQPARYRERHNEVFLDFEAFLLASMKERSTLWIHSQIKACMDAADCQPDYCLDLFEPSGHGRRRRSLAEGSHSHNITSSALVADNSTTPFTRFKENLEYSVVMPGELFHRTPIEATCATSMMVAVALGALLFMSALLMCYLATKLNSTMLKNSSLQSPSGKGFEQILRELAHHSLPDTGYTGRPTVQ; this is encoded by the exons ATGACGAGCGCCGGCGACTGCGCTCTCGTGCTCCTCCTACTG TTCCGAGCAGCATTCGCACAAGACTACGATG TGACGGATATTCAGTGCACATTTGCGAGTGGAGGTACAGGTTTACGGGACTCTGTCGCAGCTTTGTTGAGGAAACCAGAAGGGTTCCGAGGTGCACCCTTATTCGCTGATGACCGAGCCACGGATCCTGTCGCAGATCCTGTATGTCAAATAAGACCAGAACCCGAAGATCCAACTGGATTACTCTATAGGCTACGGATCACAGATTTCACAAGATGTGGCGTGCTCAAACGAAac GGGTTTGTCCACGTGCGAGTATGGTTCCCGCAATTCCCAGGCGTGGTTATGCAGTCAGATCAAGAGCTGATAATAATGTGCAAGCCTCCAGAACCGACCATCATTGAAAACAAGGCCGCGGGGTTCGCTGGCAGTTT TCCTCACGGCGCGAGAGTGTCGGGAGTGGTGGAAGAGACTCCAGGGCGCTTGGAGTACGAGGTGGCGCTGTACAAGGAGGCGCCGCCCGTCACCAGACATAACAACCACTCCGTTGACTTGCCTGTTGATCAG GCGGTACCAATCGGCACGAAGCTCCAGTTGCGCGCGCGCATCAACCCAGACTCGGCGTGGCGGCACATCAAACTGCTGGAGGTAGCCGTCTCGCCTGACCCTGATCGACCACACGCGCCCGGCGCCGTGCTGCTCGTCAAAGATGG TTGTCGAAATCGAGACTTCGCCTCGATAATCCCGCACCAGCCAGCTCGCTACCGAGAGAGACATAACGAGGTCTTCCTAGACTTCGAAGCATTCCTACTCGCTTCCATGAAGGAACGGTCTACGCTTTGGATCCACTCACAAATCAAGGCTTGCATGGACGCTGCTGACTGTCAACCGGACTACTGCTTGGACTTATTTGAACCATCAG gtcACGGTCGTCGACGAAGATCGCTGGCTGAGGGTTCCCACAGTCACAACATCACGAGTTCGGCATTAGTGGCTGACAACTCTACGACTCCATTCACACGGTTTAAAGAGAACTTGGAATACTCAGTAGTGATGCCGGGGGAGCTGTTCCATAGAACTCCTATAGAGGCCACGTGCGCCACCTCCATGATGGTCGCTGTTGCTTTGGGAGCTCTCCTGTTCATGTCTGCTTTGCta ATGTGCTACTTAGCAACGAAATTGAACTCTACGATGCTGAAGAACAGCAGTCTACAGTCACCATCAGGGAAGGGATTCGAGCAGATCTTGCGGGAGTTGGCGCATCACTCATTACCAGATACTGGGTACACTGGACGACCAACCGTCCAGTGA
- the LOC118272408 gene encoding uncharacterized protein LOC118272408 isoform X1, with translation MTSAGDCALVLLLLFRAAFAQDYDVTDIQCTFASGGTGLRDSVAALLRKPEGFRGAPLFADDRATDPVADPVCQIRPEPEDPTGLLYRLRITDFTRCGVLKRNGFVHVRVWFPQFPGVVMQSDQELIIMCKPPEPTIIENKAAGFAGSFPHGARVSGVVEETPGRLEYEVALYKEAPPVTRHNNHSVDLPVDQVTGAVPIGTKLQLRARINPDSAWRHIKLLEVAVSPDPDRPHAPGAVLLVKDGCRNRDFASIIPHQPARYRERHNEVFLDFEAFLLASMKERSTLWIHSQIKACMDAADCQPDYCLDLFEPSGHGRRRRSLAEGSHSHNITSSALVADNSTTPFTRFKENLEYSVVMPGELFHRTPIEATCATSMMVAVALGALLFMSALLMCYLATKLNSTMLKNSSLQSPSGKGFEQILRELAHHSLPDTGYTGRPTVQ, from the exons ATGACGAGCGCCGGCGACTGCGCTCTCGTGCTCCTCCTACTG TTCCGAGCAGCATTCGCACAAGACTACGATG TGACGGATATTCAGTGCACATTTGCGAGTGGAGGTACAGGTTTACGGGACTCTGTCGCAGCTTTGTTGAGGAAACCAGAAGGGTTCCGAGGTGCACCCTTATTCGCTGATGACCGAGCCACGGATCCTGTCGCAGATCCTGTATGTCAAATAAGACCAGAACCCGAAGATCCAACTGGATTACTCTATAGGCTACGGATCACAGATTTCACAAGATGTGGCGTGCTCAAACGAAac GGGTTTGTCCACGTGCGAGTATGGTTCCCGCAATTCCCAGGCGTGGTTATGCAGTCAGATCAAGAGCTGATAATAATGTGCAAGCCTCCAGAACCGACCATCATTGAAAACAAGGCCGCGGGGTTCGCTGGCAGTTT TCCTCACGGCGCGAGAGTGTCGGGAGTGGTGGAAGAGACTCCAGGGCGCTTGGAGTACGAGGTGGCGCTGTACAAGGAGGCGCCGCCCGTCACCAGACATAACAACCACTCCGTTGACTTGCCTGTTGATCAGGTAACTGGT GCGGTACCAATCGGCACGAAGCTCCAGTTGCGCGCGCGCATCAACCCAGACTCGGCGTGGCGGCACATCAAACTGCTGGAGGTAGCCGTCTCGCCTGACCCTGATCGACCACACGCGCCCGGCGCCGTGCTGCTCGTCAAAGATGG TTGTCGAAATCGAGACTTCGCCTCGATAATCCCGCACCAGCCAGCTCGCTACCGAGAGAGACATAACGAGGTCTTCCTAGACTTCGAAGCATTCCTACTCGCTTCCATGAAGGAACGGTCTACGCTTTGGATCCACTCACAAATCAAGGCTTGCATGGACGCTGCTGACTGTCAACCGGACTACTGCTTGGACTTATTTGAACCATCAG gtcACGGTCGTCGACGAAGATCGCTGGCTGAGGGTTCCCACAGTCACAACATCACGAGTTCGGCATTAGTGGCTGACAACTCTACGACTCCATTCACACGGTTTAAAGAGAACTTGGAATACTCAGTAGTGATGCCGGGGGAGCTGTTCCATAGAACTCCTATAGAGGCCACGTGCGCCACCTCCATGATGGTCGCTGTTGCTTTGGGAGCTCTCCTGTTCATGTCTGCTTTGCta ATGTGCTACTTAGCAACGAAATTGAACTCTACGATGCTGAAGAACAGCAGTCTACAGTCACCATCAGGGAAGGGATTCGAGCAGATCTTGCGGGAGTTGGCGCATCACTCATTACCAGATACTGGGTACACTGGACGACCAACCGTCCAGTGA